From a region of the Colius striatus isolate bColStr4 chromosome 22, bColStr4.1.hap1, whole genome shotgun sequence genome:
- the RHOC gene encoding rho-related GTP-binding protein RhoC isoform X2 — translation MAAIRKKLVIVGDGACGKTCLLIVFSKDQFPEVYVPTVFENYIADIEVDGKQVELALWDTAGQEDYDRLRPLSYPDTDVILMCFSIDSPDSLENIPEKWTPEVKHFCPNVPIILVGNKKDLRNDEHTRRELAKMKQEPVKPEEGRDMANRINAFGYLECSAKTKEGVREVFEMATRAGLQVRKNKKRRGCPLL, via the exons ATGGCAGCCATCAGGAAGAAGCTGGTGATCGTGGGAGATGGTGCCTGTGGGAAGACATGTCTGCTGATTGTCTTCAGCAAGGACCAGTTCCCCGAGGTCTATGTGCCCACTGTCTTTGAGAACTACATTGCTGACATAGAGGTGGATGGGAAGCAG GTGGAGCTGGCCCTGTGGGacacagcagggcaggaggactaCGACAGGCTGCGGCCTCTCTCCTACCCTGACACCGACGTCATCCTCATGTGCTTCTCCATCGACAGCCCAGACAGCCTCG AGAACATCCCTGAGAAGTGGACGCCGGAGGTGAAGCATTTCTGCCCCAACGTGCCCATCATCCTGGTGGGGAACAAGAAGGACCTGCGGAACGACGAGCACACGCGGCGGGAGCTGGCCAAGATGAAGCAG GAGCCAGTGAAGCCAGAGGAAGGGAGGGACATGGCCAACAGGATCAATGCCTTTGGTTACCTGGAGTGCTCTGCCAAGACCAAGGAGGGGGTGCGGGAGGTGTTTGAGATGGCCACCCGGGCCGGCCTGCAGGTCCGCAAGAACAAGAAGCGCAGAGGCTGCCCgctgctgtga
- the RHOC gene encoding rho-related GTP-binding protein RhoC isoform X1: MKTMAAIRKKLVIVGDGACGKTCLLIVFSKDQFPEVYVPTVFENYIADIEVDGKQVELALWDTAGQEDYDRLRPLSYPDTDVILMCFSIDSPDSLENIPEKWTPEVKHFCPNVPIILVGNKKDLRNDEHTRRELAKMKQEPVKPEEGRDMANRINAFGYLECSAKTKEGVREVFEMATRAGLQVRKNKKRRGCPLL, from the exons CCATGGCAGCCATCAGGAAGAAGCTGGTGATCGTGGGAGATGGTGCCTGTGGGAAGACATGTCTGCTGATTGTCTTCAGCAAGGACCAGTTCCCCGAGGTCTATGTGCCCACTGTCTTTGAGAACTACATTGCTGACATAGAGGTGGATGGGAAGCAG GTGGAGCTGGCCCTGTGGGacacagcagggcaggaggactaCGACAGGCTGCGGCCTCTCTCCTACCCTGACACCGACGTCATCCTCATGTGCTTCTCCATCGACAGCCCAGACAGCCTCG AGAACATCCCTGAGAAGTGGACGCCGGAGGTGAAGCATTTCTGCCCCAACGTGCCCATCATCCTGGTGGGGAACAAGAAGGACCTGCGGAACGACGAGCACACGCGGCGGGAGCTGGCCAAGATGAAGCAG GAGCCAGTGAAGCCAGAGGAAGGGAGGGACATGGCCAACAGGATCAATGCCTTTGGTTACCTGGAGTGCTCTGCCAAGACCAAGGAGGGGGTGCGGGAGGTGTTTGAGATGGCCACCCGGGCCGGCCTGCAGGTCCGCAAGAACAAGAAGCGCAGAGGCTGCCCgctgctgtga